A genomic segment from Microcella flavibacter encodes:
- a CDS encoding RNA polymerase sigma factor, giving the protein MARAAEGWERTLARLVAERGDALLRYAHLLCGDEDDAADLVQSALVTAFGRLRPTTDLDLAETRVKRAVLAAAVDGGRRRDRWRRSAHLHAAPATAAPDSERVDRRYDLRVALGRLSPRERACVVLRYYGDLPVAAIAAELGISEGAVKRYVSDALARLTGVLAEGSGAPTAGSHALDDDAATRGGSRVG; this is encoded by the coding sequence GTGGCACGCGCGGCGGAGGGCTGGGAGCGCACGCTCGCGCGCCTCGTCGCCGAGCGCGGCGACGCCCTGCTGCGCTACGCGCACCTGCTCTGCGGCGACGAGGACGACGCCGCCGATCTCGTGCAGTCGGCGCTCGTGACCGCGTTCGGCCGGCTGCGGCCGACGACCGACCTCGACCTCGCCGAGACCCGCGTCAAGCGCGCGGTGCTCGCCGCGGCCGTCGACGGCGGGCGCCGCCGCGACCGCTGGCGGCGATCGGCGCACCTGCATGCCGCGCCCGCGACCGCCGCGCCCGACTCGGAGCGCGTCGACCGCCGGTACGACCTGCGCGTCGCCCTCGGCCGGCTCAGCCCGCGCGAGCGGGCCTGCGTCGTGCTGCGGTACTACGGCGACCTCCCCGTCGCCGCGATCGCCGCCGAGCTCGGCATCAGCGAGGGCGCCGTCAAGCGGTACGTGAGCGACGCGCTGGCGCGGCTCACCGGAGTGCTCGCGGAGGGCTCCGGCGCCCCGACCGCGGGATCGCACGCCCTCGATGACGACGCCGCGACCCGAGGAGGCTCCCGTGTCGGATGA